One window of the Serinus canaria isolate serCan28SL12 chromosome 9, serCan2020, whole genome shotgun sequence genome contains the following:
- the CAMK2N2 gene encoding calcium/calmodulin-dependent protein kinase II inhibitor 2, whose amino-acid sequence MSQVLPYGEDKVGRYGAEPEAGELPFSCRLQDTNAFFGGNQGKRPPKLGQIGRAKRVVIEDDRIDEVLKGMTEKSPPGV is encoded by the exons ATGTCGCAGGTGCTGCCCTACGGCGAGGACAAGGTGGGCCGCTACGGCGCCGAGCCCGAGGCGGGGGAGCTGCCCTTCAGCTGCCGCCTGCAGGACACCAACGCCTTCTTCGGGGGCAACCAGGGCAAGCGGCCCCCCAAGCTGGGACAGATCGGCCGCGCCAAGAGAG TGGTGATCGAGGATGACCGGATAGACGAGGTGCTCAAGGGCATGACGGAGAAGTCGCCGCCGGGGGTGTAA